From one Mytilus edulis chromosome 1, xbMytEdul2.2, whole genome shotgun sequence genomic stretch:
- the LOC139499161 gene encoding uncharacterized protein, producing MHLKKKVTLVRDTFHGVVVLLQGYQVSLQTAILQPVDFTLYVFEVRNVLGTGKLIVQLKHLIEDPNAECLNCFNTDKSQTTIYVSVLIMMIFIILIISVYQIILVKRVKNQANKNNDNVVKVESQYEEIQMEEEGTNDVLRRRIECLVPELNEGSRSSDDHDDNNLDRRSASVHSLDKRDETQYRSYEKFQEELCFSDHAYTEGRLSDTFVKDIMEG from the exons ATGCATTTGAAGAAAAAAGTTACATTGGTGCGAGATACTTTTCATGGAGTTGTGGTTCTTCTACAGGGATATCAAGTATCGTTACAAACAGCTATTTTACAACCTGTGGATTTCACCTTATATGTATTTGAAGTCAGAAATGTTCTCGGTACTGGAAAACTTATAGTCCAACTAAAGCACTTAA TTGAAGATCCAAACGCAGAATGCTTAAACTGTTTCAACACAG ATAAAAGTCAAACCACTATTTACGTATCGGTATTAATTATGATGATATTTATTATTCTGATAATCAGCGTTTATCAAATAATCTTAGTTAAGCGAGTTAAGAATCAAGCAAATAAGAATAATGATAATGTTGTTAAAGTAGAAAGTCAGTATGAAGAAATTCAAATGGAAGAAGAAGGTACAAATGACGTACTGCGAAGGCGTATTGAGTGTTTAGTGCCAGAACTAAACGAGGGATCGAGATCTTCTGACGATCATGATGACAACAATTTAGACAGACGCTCAGCTTCAGTACACAGTCTTGATAAGCGAGACGAAACACAGTATCGTTCGTATGAAAAATTCCAGGAAGAACTTTGTTTCAGCGATCATGCATACACAGAAGGAAGACTAAGTGATACATTTGTAAAGGATATTATGGAGGGATAA